One Loxodonta africana isolate mLoxAfr1 chromosome 8, mLoxAfr1.hap2, whole genome shotgun sequence DNA window includes the following coding sequences:
- the CPA1 gene encoding carboxypeptidase A1: MRGLLVLSVLLVAVFAKEDFAGHQVLRISAVNEAQVQKVRELEELEHLQLDFWRGPAQPASPIDVRVPFPSLQSVKVFLESHGIQYFAMIEDVQSLLDNEQEELLAFQGRALSTDSFNYATYHTLEEIYNFIDLLVAENPQLVSKIQIGNSYEGRPIYVLKFSTGGSNRPSVWIDTGIHSREWVTQASGVWFAKKITQDYGQDEAFTAFLNNVDIFLEIVTNPDGFAFTHTQNRLWRKTRSRTSGSFCVGVDPNRNWDAGFGLAGASSNPCSETYHGKSANSEVEVKSIVDFVKAHGNIKAFISIHSYSQLLLYPYGYKTEPAPDQSELDQLAKSAVTALTSLYGTEYEYGSIIQTIYQASGSTVDWTYNQGIKYSFTFELRDTGRYGFLLPASQIIPTAQETWLALRVIMDCTQSHPY; encoded by the exons ATGCGGGGGCTGCTTGTGTTAAGTGTGCTGTTGGTGGCGGTCTTTGCCAAAGAGGACTTTGCGGG GCACCAGGTGCTCCGAATCTCTGCAGTCAATGAGGCCCAGGTGCAGAAGGTGAGGGAGCTGGAGGAGCTGGAGCACTTGCAG CTGGACTTTTGGCGAGGCCCGGCGCAGCCTGCCTCCCCCATTGACGTCCGCGTGCCCTTCCCCAGCCTGCAGTCAGTCAAGGTCTTCCTGGAAAGCCATGGGATCCAGTACTTCGCCATGATCGAGGATGTGCAGTCCCTGCTAGACAATGAGCAGGAGGAGCTGCTTGCCTTCCAGGGCCGGGCACTCTCCACTGACTCCTTTAACTATGCCACCTACCACACCCTGGAGGAG ATCTACAACTTCATAGACCTCTTGGTGGCTGAGAACCCACAGCTGGTCAGCAAGATCCAGATTGGCAACTCCTACGAAGGTCGTCCCATTTATGTGCTGAAG TTCAGCACTGGTGGAAGCAACCGTCCCTCTGTCTGGATCGACACAGGCATCCATTCCCGGGAGTGGGTCACCCAGGCGAGCGGGGTCTGGTTTGCAAAGAAG ATCACACAGGACTATGGCCAGGATGAAGCATTCACAGCCTTTCTTAACAACGTGGACATCTTCCTGGAGATCGTCACGAACCCTGATGGTTTTGCCTTCACCCACACCCAG AATCGCTTGTGGCGCAAGACTCGATCCCGCACTTCAGGCTCCTTCTGTGTGGGGGTGGACCCCAATAGGAACTGGGATGCTGGTTTCGGGT TGGCCGGGGCCAGCAGCAACCCCTGCTCAGAGACCTACCATGGCAAGTCTGCTAATTCCGAAGTGGAGGTCAAGTCCATTGTGGACTTCGTGAAGGCCCACGGGAACATCAAGGCCTTCATTTCCATCCATAGCTACTCCCAACTGCTCCTCTACCCCTATGGCTACAAGACAGAGCCAGCTCCTGACCAGAGCGAGCTG GATCAGCTGGCCAAGTCTGCGGTGACTGCCCTGACTTCTCTGTATGGGACCGAGTACGAGTATGGCAGCATTATCCAAACCATTT aTCAAGCCAGTGGAAGCACTGTTGACTGGACCTATAACCAGGGTATCAAGTACTCCTTCACCTTTGAGCTCCGGGACACTGGGCGCTATGGCTTCCTGCTGCCAGCCTCACAGATCATCCCCACCGCCCAGGAGACCTGGCTGGCGCTTCGGGTCATCATGGATTGCACCCAGAGCCACCCATACTGA